A region from the Lentimicrobiaceae bacterium genome encodes:
- the bcp gene encoding thioredoxin-dependent thiol peroxidase: protein MTTLKSGDKAPAINAIDHEGNHISLDLFKGRKVVLYFYPKDDTPGCTAEACSLRDNYKQLLAEGYSVIGVSPDTLKAHMKFVDKHELPFPLIPDTDKVIIKNYGVWGLKKFMGREYEGVIRTTFIINERGLIDEVISKVDTKNHAFQVLNR, encoded by the coding sequence ATGACAACGCTAAAATCAGGAGACAAAGCTCCGGCCATTAATGCCATTGACCATGAAGGCAATCATATTTCACTTGATTTATTTAAAGGACGTAAAGTGGTTCTTTATTTTTATCCTAAGGATGATACTCCTGGATGTACTGCCGAAGCCTGTAGTTTAAGAGATAACTATAAGCAATTACTTGCTGAAGGGTACAGCGTTATTGGAGTGAGTCCTGATACGCTGAAAGCGCATATGAAATTTGTTGACAAGCATGAACTACCGTTCCCTTTAATCCCTGACACCGATAAAGTTATTATTAAAAACTACGGAGTATGGGGCCTGAAAAAATTTATGGGCCGCGAGTATGAAGGTGTAATTCGAACAACCTTTATCATTAATGAACGTGGTTTGATTGATGAAGTAATTTCTAAAGTAGATACTAAGAATCATGCATTTCAGGTATTAAACCGCTAG
- the recA gene encoding recombinase RecA, which produces MSKEPKENNLEKLKALQLTLDKIEKSYGKGTIMKLGDSPVEEMPSISTGSISLDAALGVNGLPKGRVIEIYGPESSGKTTLALHAIAESQKQGGIAAFIDAEHAFDRYYARKLGVNIDDLLVSQPDNGEQALEIAENLIRSGAIDIIVIDSVAALTPRSEIEGEMGDSKVGLQARLMSQALRKLTSTISKTGCCCIFINQLREKIGVMFGNPETTTGGNALKFYASVRLDIRRISQIKDSDTVVGNRVKVKVVKNKVAPPFRQGEFDIIYGEGISKIGEVIDLGVDRNIIKKSGSWFSYGETKLGQGRDAVKKLLLDNPELAEELETIVREALRQETL; this is translated from the coding sequence ATGAGTAAAGAACCTAAAGAGAATAACCTTGAAAAGTTAAAAGCCCTGCAGTTAACTCTCGACAAAATTGAAAAATCTTACGGCAAAGGAACCATTATGAAACTTGGGGACTCGCCTGTAGAGGAGATGCCTTCAATTTCAACCGGATCAATTTCTTTGGATGCCGCTCTTGGCGTTAACGGATTGCCCAAAGGCCGTGTGATTGAGATATATGGCCCGGAGTCTTCTGGTAAAACTACACTGGCTCTGCATGCTATTGCTGAATCTCAAAAACAGGGCGGTATTGCTGCTTTTATCGATGCTGAGCATGCTTTTGACCGTTACTATGCCAGAAAACTAGGAGTTAATATTGACGATTTATTGGTTTCTCAGCCTGATAATGGTGAGCAGGCACTCGAAATTGCAGAAAATCTTATCAGATCAGGAGCTATTGATATTATTGTCATTGACTCGGTAGCTGCTCTCACTCCCCGCAGCGAAATAGAAGGAGAAATGGGAGATTCAAAAGTTGGCTTACAAGCCAGGTTAATGTCACAGGCTCTGCGTAAATTAACTTCTACCATCAGTAAAACCGGGTGCTGCTGTATATTTATCAATCAGCTTCGGGAAAAAATTGGTGTTATGTTTGGCAATCCTGAAACCACTACAGGTGGTAATGCCCTCAAGTTTTACGCTTCAGTCAGACTTGATATTCGCCGAATCAGCCAGATTAAAGATAGCGACACAGTGGTAGGGAACCGCGTAAAAGTGAAAGTTGTTAAAAATAAGGTGGCTCCTCCTTTCCGTCAGGGCGAATTTGATATTATTTATGGTGAAGGTATTTCGAAAATTGGAGAAGTTATCGATTTAGGTGTTGACCGGAATATTATCAAAAAAAGTGGTTCATGGTTCAGCTATGGAGAAACTAAACTCGGACAAGGGCGAGATGCTGTAAAAAAACTGTTACTTGATAATCCCGAACTGGCCGAAGAGCTTGAAACAATTGTAAGAGAAGCGCTTAGACAGGAGACCCTGTAA
- a CDS encoding tetratricopeptide repeat protein: protein MRKHFFSHLLFISFLALLVSVVSCTTKTRTESESDAVKNDSLSDQLTILNEAVARQPNSVNAWLNRARYFNEKELFNEALQDVNKALSIDENNVDVYLVLSDVYLYSGKTQRSLEALKKAKQLAPADADVDVKTARLYLTMSDYKQTFNSLREALKKDPQNAEAFFISGLANEEMGDTSKAIDSYQNAVARNQKHFDALKQLGIIFSIRHDKLAIDYLRNASQVNPRNSEPLYILGMYYQENNDPDKALSVYREIIQIDSVNKLAHYNTGYVLMVYKREYQKAAEAFSKALEIDPDYTDALYNRGYAYELMGDVKSARKDYERVLRMKVNDDKAIQGLNRLDNAG from the coding sequence ATGCGCAAACATTTTTTTTCTCATTTACTTTTTATCTCATTTCTTGCTCTGCTTGTGAGTGTTGTTTCATGCACAACTAAAACCAGAACCGAATCCGAGTCTGATGCAGTTAAAAATGATTCGCTCAGCGATCAGCTTACAATACTGAATGAAGCTGTTGCCCGCCAGCCTAATTCGGTAAATGCATGGCTCAACAGAGCCCGGTATTTTAATGAGAAGGAGTTGTTTAACGAAGCTTTACAAGATGTGAACAAAGCCCTTTCGATTGATGAAAACAATGTTGACGTTTATCTTGTTTTGTCTGATGTTTACCTGTACTCCGGAAAAACACAGCGTTCACTTGAAGCGCTTAAGAAAGCTAAACAACTGGCTCCTGCTGATGCAGATGTTGACGTTAAAACGGCCCGTTTATATTTGACCATGAGTGATTATAAACAAACGTTTAATTCGTTGCGCGAGGCCTTAAAAAAAGATCCTCAAAACGCAGAAGCGTTTTTTATCAGCGGATTGGCCAATGAAGAAATGGGGGATACTTCCAAAGCCATTGATAGCTATCAGAATGCAGTAGCACGCAATCAAAAGCATTTTGATGCACTGAAACAACTTGGAATTATATTCTCAATTCGCCATGATAAACTGGCCATTGATTATTTAAGAAATGCCAGTCAGGTTAATCCTCGTAATTCAGAACCGCTTTATATTCTGGGTATGTATTATCAGGAAAATAACGATCCGGATAAGGCGCTAAGTGTTTACCGCGAAATAATTCAGATAGATTCTGTGAATAAACTGGCACATTATAATACCGGTTATGTGCTGATGGTGTACAAAAGGGAATATCAGAAAGCTGCAGAGGCTTTCTCAAAGGCGCTTGAGATTGATCCTGATTATACTGATGCGTTGTACAACCGTGGATATGCCTATGAGCTAATGGGAGATGTTAAAAGCGCCCGAAAGGATTATGAACGCGTACTTCGCATGAAAGTGAATGACGATAAAGCTATCCAGGGATTGAATCGTCTGGATAATGCAGGCTAG
- a CDS encoding Hpt domain-containing protein gives MVNKQNFYDTYQYFDKSIIVEIIDIFINEYAERFEKLTKNIAEKDFQNMRFNAHSLKGVIANFSAPVPLEMVKVFEKNAAHLLETNGEDFDETAITKSLEEIKEATITMAHQLSEIKAEILNS, from the coding sequence ATGGTTAACAAGCAAAATTTCTACGACACTTATCAGTATTTTGACAAATCAATTATTGTTGAAATAATCGATATTTTTATCAATGAATATGCAGAGAGATTTGAGAAATTAACTAAAAATATAGCTGAAAAAGATTTTCAGAATATGCGGTTTAATGCGCATAGTCTTAAGGGTGTAATTGCCAACTTTTCTGCTCCTGTGCCGCTTGAAATGGTAAAAGTTTTCGAAAAAAATGCAGCCCATTTACTTGAAACCAATGGTGAGGATTTTGATGAAACAGCGATAACAAAAAGTCTGGAAGAGATCAAAGAAGCCACCATAACCATGGCTCATCAGCTCAGCGAGATTAAAGCTGAAATTCTGAATAGTTAG
- a CDS encoding FeoB-associated Cys-rich membrane protein, translated as MENYQEIIVLIIVVLAAAAAAYKIFGHFKNAEKGCDGCASSCSGCQLQDLKKEIEAKQQNRPQ; from the coding sequence ATGGAAAATTATCAGGAAATAATAGTACTTATCATTGTTGTTCTGGCTGCTGCCGCAGCAGCGTATAAAATATTTGGTCATTTTAAAAATGCCGAGAAAGGATGCGACGGATGTGCTTCAAGTTGCTCGGGTTGCCAGTTACAGGATTTAAAAAAAGAGATTGAAGCCAAGCAGCAAAACCGGCCCCAATAA
- a CDS encoding M50 family metallopeptidase, with product MVSTFFSLNPQLQFYAYLLISVILLRLPLTGRYFRTLNTLLHESGHAVAAILTSGEVIRIELNSDTSGTALTKSSSKFRAFLVTFCGYPFAALASGGLLWLSAHHQYRYVFLILLTICLLNLMLFVRNSYGLVWLITFTIIITFIAWYQHALLTEIFSTLISLIAFAETILSTITIAYLGCFLPKKAGDITNLVRISQIPAFIWAFLLTAVVACIVYYTILYTFPNPVQPIVFSVVQS from the coding sequence ATGGTAAGCACATTCTTCTCACTCAACCCGCAACTTCAGTTTTACGCCTACTTGTTAATATCTGTCATTTTACTCAGGCTCCCCCTGACAGGAAGATATTTCAGGACATTAAACACTCTTTTGCACGAAAGTGGCCATGCAGTAGCTGCCATTTTAACCAGTGGAGAAGTAATTCGCATCGAACTTAACAGTGACACATCAGGCACTGCACTGACAAAAAGCAGTTCAAAATTTCGCGCTTTTCTTGTAACTTTTTGCGGTTATCCATTTGCAGCTCTGGCATCCGGCGGATTGTTGTGGCTATCGGCTCACCATCAGTACAGGTACGTATTTCTCATATTGCTGACAATTTGCCTGTTAAACCTTATGCTCTTTGTAAGAAATAGTTATGGATTGGTTTGGCTTATTACTTTTACAATCATTATCACTTTTATTGCCTGGTATCAGCACGCTCTTTTAACAGAAATTTTTTCAACCTTAATCAGCCTTATCGCTTTTGCCGAAACCATACTATCCACTATTACCATTGCATATTTGGGTTGCTTTTTACCCAAAAAAGCAGGTGATATCACCAATCTTGTGCGAATATCTCAAATACCAGCCTTTATCTGGGCATTCCTGCTTACAGCAGTCGTTGCATGTATTGTTTATTATACAATCTTGTATACTTTTCCCAATCCTGTGCAACCAATTGTCTTCTCAGTTGTTCAATCTTAA
- the feoB gene encoding ferrous iron transport protein B, translating into MNLADLSPGDKGIITKIRGRGAFRKRILEMGFITGKEVTVIQKAPLLDPVEYNVMGYNVSLRNSEARLIEIITESEAMLLPEMVNNGSVPGSILIHKAREKGKVINVAFVGNPNSGKTTIFNHASGSRERVGNYSGVTVDAKEARFKKDEYTFIVTDLPGTYSITAYSPEELFVRDFITDSIPDVVVNIIDSSNLERNLYLTTQLIDMDIKLVGVLNMHDELEKSGNKLNHQQLGNLLGFPFVPAIGSKGKGVNDILQKIIDVYEDKETTLRHIHINYGEVIEKSISRIQELLRKPENINLIDQISSRFLAIKLIEKDRASEVAIEKVSNFKEIMRAVDAEIEQIETLLRQDTESLIADAKYGFIAGALRETFEANEVIQRKKSEVIDTFITHKVWGIPIFIFLMWLTFYGTFKIGQYPMEWIESLVEFVSAELQAGLPDGMLKDLLIQGIIGGVGGVIIFLPNILLLYLFISLMEDTGYMARAVFIMDKVMHKIGLHGKSFIPLLMGFGCNVPAILSTRIIESRRDRLITMLINPFMSCSARLPVYILFISAFFASYQGTILFAMYAIGVFLAIGSALLFKKAIFKQPDMPFVMELPPYRTPTLRSVLKHMWNRAEQYLKKIGGVILIASIIIWALGYFPRETDSDFVFDHQIANIKSQYATSIMQTQQSAEIIQKLKSDESIALDEVEMAKESNRQLNSYIGRLGHLIEPAMRPLGFDWKMSVAVLSGVAAKEITVGTLGVLYQAGDESDENSTSLISKIQQQTYHDGPKKGEKVFTPLVAFSFMLFILIYFPCVAVVAAIKKESGNWKWALFIVVYTTGLAYLASLAVFQIGSLFL; encoded by the coding sequence TTGAATTTAGCAGATTTATCACCGGGTGACAAAGGCATAATTACCAAAATTCGCGGCCGCGGGGCCTTTCGGAAGCGGATACTTGAGATGGGGTTTATTACAGGAAAGGAAGTAACTGTAATTCAGAAAGCTCCTCTGCTTGATCCTGTGGAATATAATGTAATGGGCTACAATGTTTCATTGCGCAACAGTGAAGCCAGGCTTATTGAGATTATTACGGAGTCTGAAGCCATGCTACTTCCTGAAATGGTTAACAATGGCAGTGTACCAGGCAGCATTCTGATTCATAAAGCCCGGGAAAAAGGCAAAGTCATCAATGTTGCCTTTGTTGGAAATCCCAACTCGGGTAAAACAACCATCTTTAATCATGCCTCCGGCTCACGCGAAAGAGTAGGCAATTATTCTGGTGTTACTGTAGATGCCAAAGAAGCGCGCTTTAAGAAAGATGAGTATACATTTATTGTAACTGATCTTCCTGGGACATACTCCATTACAGCTTATAGTCCCGAGGAGCTGTTTGTGCGTGATTTCATCACCGATTCCATACCCGATGTGGTAGTTAATATTATTGACAGCTCAAACCTTGAGCGCAATTTATACCTTACAACTCAGCTTATCGATATGGACATCAAACTGGTAGGTGTCCTGAACATGCATGACGAACTTGAAAAAAGCGGAAACAAGCTCAATCATCAGCAGCTTGGCAACCTGCTGGGCTTCCCTTTTGTACCTGCTATCGGCTCTAAAGGCAAAGGAGTAAATGATATCCTTCAAAAAATTATTGATGTTTATGAAGACAAAGAAACTACTCTCAGGCACATCCATATCAACTACGGAGAAGTAATTGAAAAAAGCATATCCCGCATTCAGGAACTTTTGCGTAAGCCTGAAAACATCAACCTTATCGACCAGATTTCGTCGAGGTTTCTGGCAATTAAATTAATTGAAAAAGACAGAGCCAGTGAAGTTGCCATAGAAAAGGTAAGCAACTTCAAGGAAATAATGCGTGCTGTAGACGCTGAAATTGAACAAATTGAAACTTTACTGCGACAAGACACCGAGAGTCTTATTGCCGATGCAAAATATGGGTTTATAGCCGGGGCGCTGCGTGAGACTTTTGAAGCAAATGAAGTAATCCAGCGAAAGAAGAGCGAGGTCATTGACACTTTTATCACGCATAAAGTGTGGGGAATTCCTATTTTCATATTTCTCATGTGGCTCACCTTTTATGGTACTTTTAAGATTGGGCAATATCCCATGGAATGGATTGAGTCTCTTGTTGAGTTTGTTTCAGCTGAGCTTCAGGCAGGCCTGCCCGACGGGATGCTTAAGGACTTACTGATACAAGGCATTATAGGCGGCGTGGGAGGTGTCATCATCTTTCTTCCCAATATTCTGTTGCTCTATCTCTTTATTTCACTTATGGAGGATACTGGCTATATGGCAAGGGCAGTATTTATCATGGACAAGGTCATGCATAAAATTGGCCTGCATGGAAAGTCATTTATTCCTTTGCTCATGGGGTTCGGATGCAATGTTCCTGCTATTCTTTCAACCCGCATTATTGAAAGCCGGCGCGACAGGCTTATCACTATGCTCATCAATCCTTTCATGTCATGTAGTGCAAGATTACCTGTCTACATTCTGTTTATAAGTGCTTTTTTTGCATCATACCAGGGTACAATTCTCTTTGCCATGTATGCAATTGGCGTTTTTCTCGCAATCGGCTCTGCTTTGTTGTTTAAAAAAGCCATCTTTAAGCAACCTGACATGCCATTTGTAATGGAGCTCCCCCCCTATCGTACCCCTACCTTACGCTCTGTATTAAAGCATATGTGGAACCGGGCCGAACAATACCTGAAAAAGATTGGTGGAGTTATTCTTATTGCATCAATTATCATTTGGGCACTTGGATACTTCCCTCGCGAAACAGATTCTGACTTTGTATTCGACCATCAGATTGCCAACATTAAGAGTCAATATGCCACATCAATTATGCAAACTCAGCAATCAGCCGAAATCATTCAGAAGCTAAAATCGGATGAAAGCATTGCGCTGGATGAAGTTGAAATGGCCAAAGAAAGCAACCGCCAGCTTAATTCATATATTGGCAGACTCGGTCATCTGATTGAACCAGCCATGCGACCTCTGGGCTTCGATTGGAAAATGAGTGTGGCTGTGCTTTCAGGTGTTGCAGCAAAGGAAATTACTGTCGGCACACTGGGTGTTTTATATCAGGCCGGAGATGAATCAGATGAGAATTCCACTTCACTGATTTCCAAAATTCAGCAACAAACTTATCATGATGGCCCCAAAAAAGGCGAAAAAGTGTTTACTCCACTGGTTGCTTTTAGTTTCATGTTGTTTATTCTGATCTACTTCCCGTGCGTGGCTGTAGTCGCTGCTATTAAAAAGGAATCAGGCAACTGGAAATGGGCACTTTTTATTGTTGTTTATACTACAGGTTTGGCCTATTTGGCATCATTGGCTGTCTTTCAGATTGGGAGTCTCTTTTTATGA
- a CDS encoding DUF5063 domain-containing protein: MSLPENDPVFTKQIIEFLTVSNEFCHFTEKVAEYSKEDIIDYYRRILPLLYLKGSLVKSVTPSSPDDSERFVTEEEWELLFNTIRNKLYPDDHFWMSSDPHDEDAELEKAGIGECIADIYQDMKDFLTLYQKNRYTAKENAVHDICTYYHDHWGPAATKALYALHLLFQRSQSI; this comes from the coding sequence ATGTCACTACCTGAAAATGACCCGGTTTTTACCAAGCAAATAATTGAATTTCTGACAGTCAGCAATGAATTCTGTCATTTCACCGAAAAGGTTGCAGAATACTCGAAAGAAGATATAATTGACTATTACCGGCGGATTTTACCTTTACTATATTTGAAGGGCTCTCTGGTAAAATCAGTTACACCTTCATCGCCCGACGATTCAGAGCGTTTTGTTACAGAAGAAGAATGGGAGCTGCTTTTTAACACCATTCGCAACAAACTTTATCCTGACGATCATTTCTGGATGAGCAGTGATCCTCACGACGAAGATGCTGAGCTCGAAAAGGCTGGAATAGGAGAATGTATTGCTGATATTTATCAGGATATGAAAGACTTCCTGACACTTTACCAGAAAAACAGATACACAGCTAAAGAAAATGCAGTACATGACATATGCACCTATTATCACGATCACTGGGGGCCTGCCGCAACAAAGGCATTGTACGCACTGCATCTGTTGTTCCAGCGCAGCCAAAGTATTTAA
- the rplS gene encoding 50S ribosomal protein L19, whose amino-acid sequence MSKKELVKFVEDTLVVRKEFPSFKAGDTVTVHYKIKEGDKERIQQFQGVILQRSGENATETFTVRKVSGNTGVERIFPFASPFIEKIEVNKRGVVRRARIFYLRELKGKKARIKEKRV is encoded by the coding sequence ATGAGCAAGAAGGAATTAGTGAAGTTTGTTGAGGATACCCTGGTTGTAAGGAAGGAATTTCCAAGCTTCAAAGCTGGCGATACTGTTACCGTTCACTATAAAATCAAAGAGGGTGACAAAGAAAGAATTCAGCAATTTCAGGGCGTAATTTTACAGCGCTCAGGTGAAAACGCCACCGAAACCTTTACAGTCCGCAAAGTATCAGGAAACACTGGCGTTGAAAGAATTTTCCCATTCGCCTCACCATTTATTGAAAAAATTGAAGTCAATAAACGTGGTGTTGTTCGCAGAGCAAGAATTTTCTATCTCCGTGAACTCAAAGGTAAGAAAGCCAGAATCAAAGAGAAAAGAGTCTAA
- the trmD gene encoding tRNA (guanosine(37)-N1)-methyltransferase TrmD — MRIDILTIFPGMFDGPFSHSIIKRAVEKGHAEIHLHDIRDYSTNKHRNVDDYVYGGNAGMVMMIQPIADCIDKLKSERDYEEIIFLTPDGVLLNQHLSNQLSLKGNLILLCGHYKGIDERIREQYITLEISVGDYVLSGGELAAAILTDSIIRLIPGVLSDETSALTDSFQDNLLSPPVYTRPADYKGLKVPDVLLSGNDKEIKKWNMEQALERTRKRRPDLLNEV; from the coding sequence ATGCGCATAGATATTCTTACAATTTTCCCCGGAATGTTCGACGGTCCATTCAGCCATTCCATTATTAAACGGGCTGTTGAAAAAGGGCATGCCGAAATCCATCTTCATGACATCCGCGACTACTCAACCAATAAACACCGCAATGTCGACGATTATGTATATGGCGGAAATGCAGGAATGGTAATGATGATTCAACCAATTGCCGATTGTATTGACAAACTTAAGTCAGAAAGAGATTACGAAGAAATAATTTTCCTCACACCGGATGGTGTATTGCTCAATCAGCACCTTTCCAATCAGCTCAGCCTGAAAGGCAATCTTATTTTATTGTGCGGGCACTACAAAGGAATAGACGAACGAATAAGAGAACAATACATTACGCTTGAAATCTCGGTAGGCGATTATGTACTTTCGGGTGGCGAACTTGCAGCAGCAATCTTAACCGATAGTATAATCAGGTTAATACCCGGAGTGTTAAGTGACGAAACATCGGCACTTACTGATTCTTTTCAGGATAACCTGCTGAGCCCTCCGGTTTACACACGTCCGGCTGATTACAAAGGACTGAAAGTTCCTGATGTACTGCTCTCAGGCAATGATAAGGAAATTAAAAAATGGAACATGGAGCAGGCTCTTGAACGCACCCGTAAGCGCCGGCCTGATTTACTGAATGAGGTTTGA